One window of the Osmerus mordax isolate fOsmMor3 chromosome 2, fOsmMor3.pri, whole genome shotgun sequence genome contains the following:
- the ccdc80 gene encoding coiled-coil domain-containing protein 80: MRGEFVLGLALLSLLTWAGEADRQAHLKRITLRRRTRLGRLQPFGSGRDRTVAGVRPGTSPINTGSRIKRGEIMQADQSSGPPASAAAGQSRRRGRISLAGAGRRGGGLGQAGKPPQPGVLQDEGTPGARARVARMPNNAGSPNLLASFAGKNRVLVISAPHESDGYYRLMMSLLKPDVYCELADRHVQQIVMFHEEGEMGGKVRRITQEGKVMEEPLDTAIIPRLMSFLKLEKGKFGMVLLRKTLQVEERYPYPVRLEAVYEVIDQAPMRKLEKLRQKGFIQKCKGAGVEGQVEEGTATGRQVDMPIAGRPDRKQVMMRPATVSTTTTTTTTTTKPTTTTTRATTTTTRPTTTTTKCTTTTTKPTTTTTTKPTTTTTKPTTTTTKPTTTTTKPTTTTTKPTTTTTRRTTTTTTKRPTTTKQTTTVTTPRPTKAQTTAHWLPASRTTPDPSLRRGRERHPPKTTPAGDNRTDKNGKEAHSRKQDGLVPTSHKPSKTKPTKRKNGGKYLNNEYEDKYEVGQPTASNPEEPEVILEVTPEITPTKRVKVKHEKSDKKKKKSDRPDKASKREKAERRGGKPGKEGKSNGKKNGKKASKHNEKEEYQKPTKKPPPAKGSLATFLDYFEGRRRLVIITAPGEENSMYVQQRDEYLENVCEMAIRKVSIITIFGSLTNSTMKIDHYQLEDDKTMKGLRQEDLVNHDLITELRKDFGMTYNDFYMVVTDTDMRAKQFYEVPIAMKAVFDYVDTFSSRIREMEEQKKNGVECKKEDKPRSLENFLSRFRWRRRLFLISAPNDEEWAYQQQLYALTSQACNLGLRHISILKLVGMDAADMGGVLELYPINGSATVDREGLSATLVKDIRNYFQISPEYFSMLLVGKDGNVKSWYPSPMWSMAIIYDLVDSMQLRRQEMAIQQSLGMRCPEDEYGGYGYHHHGYDGYQDAYHQGYGY; encoded by the exons atgCGGGGAGAGTTTGTCCTGGGTCTGGCCCTGCTGAGTCTGCTAACATGGGCAGGTGAAGCCGACAGACAGGCGCACCTCAAACGGATTACCTTGCGCCGACGCACCAGACTGGGGCGTCTTCAGCCGTTTGGTTCCGGCAGGGACCGCACTGTCGCCGGCGTGCGCCCTGGCACTTCGCCTATAAACACAGGGTCCAGAATCAAACGAGGAGAGATCATGCAGGCTGACCAGAGCTCTGGTCCTCCCGCCAGTGCTGCAGCTGGACagagcagaaggagaggaaggatctcgctggcaggggctgggaggagggggggcgggctgGGCCAGGCCGGAAAACCACCGCAGCCTGGCGTGCTCCAGGATGAGGGCACTCCCGGGGCACGGGCCAGAGTCGCCAGAATGCCAAACAATGCAGGCTCGCCTAACCTCCTGGCAAGCTTTGCGGGGAAAAACCGGGTCCTGGTTATCTCGGCACCCCACGAGTCAGACGGGTATTACCGGCTGATGATGTCACTCCTAAAGCCAGATGTGTACTGCGAGCTGGCAGACCGCCATGTGCAACAGATCGTGATGTTCcacgaggagggggagatgggcggGAAGGTGAGGCGGATCACCCAGGAAGGCAAAGTGATGGAGGAGCCGCTGGACACAGCCATCATCCCCCGACTCATGAGCTTCCTCAAGCTAGAGAAAG GCAAGTTCGGAATGGTGCTTCTGAGGAAGACCCTGCAGGTAGAAGAGAGGTACCCCTACCCCGTCAGGCTGGAGGCTGTGTATGAGGTCATCGACCAGGCGCCCATGAGGAAGCTGGAGAAGCTGAGGCAGAAGGGCTTCATCCAGAAGTGTAAAGGAGCGGGGGTAGAaggccaggtggaggagggcacaGCGACTG GTAGACAAGTTGACATGCCCATAGCTGGGAGGCCTGACAGGAAGCAAGTAATGATGAGGCCAGCAACTGTCTCCACGACAACGACAACAACTACCACAACCACAAAACCCACAACCACCACGACAAGAGCAACTACAACCACAACTAGacctaccaccaccacaactAAATGTACTACAACCACAACTAaacctaccaccaccaccacaaccaaacctaccacaaccacaaccaaacctaccacaaccacaaccaaacctaccacaaccacaactaaacctaccacaaccacaaccaaaCCTACCACAACCACGACAAGGCGAACAACGACCACCACAACCAAACGCCCTACTACAACCAAACAGACCACCACCGTCACGACTCCAAGACCCACCAAAGCCCAGACCACAGCACATTGGCTGCCAGCCTCCCGCACCACCCCAGACCCCTCCCTccgcagggggagggagaggcaccCGCCCAAGACCACCCCTGCTGGGGATAACCGCACTGACAAGAATGGAAAGGAAGCCCACAGCCGGAAACAGGACGGGCTGGTGCCCACCTCTCACAAGCCGTCCAAGACCAAGCCCACCAAGAGGAAGAATGGAGGAAAG TATTTGAATAACGAGTATGAGGATAAGTATGAGGTGGGCCAGCCAACAGCCAGCAACCCCGAGGAGCCAGAGGTCATCCTGGAGGTCACCCCGGAGATCACCCCCACCAAGAGGGTCAAAGTCAAGCACGAGAAGAgcgacaagaagaagaaaaagagcgATAGACCGGACAAGGcttccaagagagagaaagcagagaggagaggggggaagccagggaaggaagggaagagCAATGGAAAGAAAAACGGTAAAAAAGCATCCAAGCACAACGAGAAAGAGGAGTACCAGAAGCCGACCAAAAAGCCCCCCCCAGCTAAGGGATCCCTGGCCACCTTCCTCGACTACTTTGAGGGCAGGAGACGGCTGGTG atcaTCACAGCCCCCGGTGAGGAGAACAGCATGTATGTGCAGCAGAGGGATGAATACCTGGAGAACGTGTGCGAGATGGCCATTAGGAAGGTGTCCATTATTACTATCTTTGGCTCCCTCACCAACTCCACCATGAAGATTGACCACTACCAGCTGG aggaTGACAAGACGATGAAGGGACTTCGCCAGGAGGATCTGGTGAACCACGATCTGATCACAGAGCTGAGGAAGGACTTTGGCATGACCTACAACGACTTCTACATGGTCGTCACGGACACCGACATGAGAGCGAAG CAATTCTACGAGGTTCCCATCGCCATGAAGGCCGTGTTTGACTATGTGGACACGTTCTCCTCTCGCATccgggagatggaggagcagaaAAAGAACGGAGTGGAGTGTAAGAAGGAGGACAAGCCCAGGTCACTCGAGAACTTCCTGTCCAG GTTCCGTTGGAGGCGTCGCCTGTTTCTTATCTCCGCCCCCAACGATGAGGAGTGGGCCTATCAGCAGCAGCTGTATGCTTTAACAAGCCAAGCCTGTAACTTGG GCCTAAGACACATCTCCATTCTGAAATTGGTCGGCATGGACGCAGCAGATATGGGAGGCGTCTTGGAGCTCTATCCTATAAATG GCAGCGCCACCGTGGACCGAGAGGGTCTGTCTGCCACCCTGGTGAAGGACATCAGGAACTACTTCCAGATCAGCCCGGAGTACTTCTCCATGCTGCTGGTGGGCAAGGACGGCAACGTCAAGTCCTGGTACCCGTCTCCCATGTGGTCCATGGCCATCATCTACGACCTGGTGGACTCCATGCAGCTGCGACGCCAGGAGATGGCCATCCAGCAGTCCCTGGGCATGCGCTGCCCCGAGGACGAATACGGGGGCTACGGATACCATCACCACGGTTACGACGGCTACCAGGATGCCTACCACCAGGGCTACGGTTACTAA
- the slc35a5 gene encoding UDP-sugar transporter protein SLC35A5 isoform X1 produces MPCCRPSPWLCSRSSAYTLALGLGFVTLGTSRILLLKFSVNAENKYDFLPASVNLLAEGLKLIFCLVMSLRVIIKEGRSCRELGCSSGPSLLSFMKWSVPAFLYFLDNLIIFYVMTYLQPAMAVLFSNFVILTTAILFRLVLKRRLSWVQWASLLILFLSIVSLTTGSGGSQHAMAVPGLHPGPLTTPTNGCLLYTQQQRSNSSESSWVSSLPGEAWRGRVLARLRTLGMGHVLLVLQCFISSMANIYNEKILKEGDQLGESIFIQNSKLYVFGVVFNGLTLTLGREARGLTVHCGLLYGHNIYSLGLVLVTAALGLSVAFILKFRDNMFHVLSGQITTVLVTALSLFLFNFQPSLDFFLQAPVVLLAIFVYNGSHANDPEYALQKEKLRVVNGEVFERSRGVRRDRATHARTHTSGWGGAAEVDQGQHRQRIRGGVFIALPYGSTAAVAANGNPGLGL; encoded by the exons ATGCCGTGCTGCCGTCCAAGCCCCTGGCTCTGCTCCCGCTCCTCAGCCTACACCCTGGCCCTGGGCCTGGGCTTCGTCACCCTGGGGACCAGCCGCATCCTGCTGCTCAAGTTCTCCGTCAATGCTG AAAACAAGTATGACTTCCTCCCTGCATCTGTCAACCTGCTGGCCGAGGGACTCAAACTCATCTTCTGTCTGGTTATGTCTCTCAGGGTGATTATAAAAG agggtCGTTCGTGCCGAGAGCTGGGCTGTTCCTCTGGCCCCTCATTGCTCAGCTTCATGAAGTGGTCTGTTCCTGCCTTCCTCTACTTCCTGGATAACTTAATCATCTTCTACGTCATGACCTACCTGCAGCCT GCCATGGCAGTTCTGTTCTCTAACTTTGTCATCCTGACTACAGCCATTCTCTTCAGGCTTGTGCTGAA GAGGCGCCTGTCTTGGGTACAGTGGGCCTCCCTTTTGATTCTCTTCCTGTCCATCGTCTCCCTGACGACGGGTTCGGGGGGCAGCCAGCACGCCATGGCGGTGCCGGGCCTCCACCCCGGCCCCCTGACCACACCGACAAACGGCTGCCTGCTCTACACCCAGCAACAAAGGAGCAACAGcag CGAGTCCTCCTGGGTGTCGTCCCTGCCAGGGGAGGCATGGCGAGGCAGGGTGTTGGCGAGGCTGCGCACCCTGGGGATGGGGCACGTCCTCCTGGTGCTCCAGTGCTTCATCTCCTCCATGGCCAACATCTACAACGAGAAGATCCTGAAGGAGGGAGACCAGCTCGGCGAGAGCATCTTCATACAGAACAGCAAATT GTATGTGTTTGGCGTAGTGTTCAACGGGCTGACACTGAcgctggggagagaggccaggggtctTACCGTGCACTGTGGCCTCCTCTACGGGCATAACATCTACTCCTTGGGCTTGGTGTTGGTCACTG CGGCCCTGGGTCTGTCGGTGGCCTTCATCCTGAAGTTCCGAGACAACATGTTCCACGTGCTGAGCGGCCAGATCACCACCGTCCTGGTGACGGCCCTTTCGCTCTTCCTTTTCAACTTCCAACCGTCGCTGGACTTCTTCCTGCAGGCGCCCGTGGTGCTGCTCGCCATCTTCGTGTACAACGGCAGCCACGCCAACGACCCGGAGTACGCCCTGCAGAAGGAGAAGCTGCGCGTCGTCAACGGAGAGGTGTTCGAGAGGTcacggggggtgaggagagacagagccacacacgcacgcacacacacaagcg GATGGGGAGGAGCTGCAGAGGTTGACCAAGGCCAACACAGACAGCGAATCAGAGGAGGAGTCTTTATAGCACTTCCTTATGGCAGCACTGCCGCTGTCGCTGCGAATGGAAATCCTGGTCTTGGACTGTGA
- the slc35a5 gene encoding UDP-sugar transporter protein SLC35A5 isoform X2: MPCCRPSPWLCSRSSAYTLALGLGFVTLGTSRILLLKFSVNAENKYDFLPASVNLLAEGLKLIFCLVMSLRVIIKEGRSCRELGCSSGPSLLSFMKWSVPAFLYFLDNLIIFYVMTYLQPAMAVLFSNFVILTTAILFRLVLKRRLSWVQWASLLILFLSIVSLTTGSGGSQHAMAVPGLHPGPLTTPTNGCLLYTQQQRSNSSESSWVSSLPGEAWRGRVLARLRTLGMGHVLLVLQCFISSMANIYNEKILKEGDQLGESIFIQNSKLYVFGVVFNGLTLTLGREARGLTVHCGLLYGHNIYSLGLVLVTAALGLSVAFILKFRDNMFHVLSGQITTVLVTALSLFLFNFQPSLDFFLQAPVVLLAIFVYNGSHANDPEYALQKEKLRVVNGEVFERSRGDGEELQRLTKANTDSESEEESL; this comes from the exons ATGCCGTGCTGCCGTCCAAGCCCCTGGCTCTGCTCCCGCTCCTCAGCCTACACCCTGGCCCTGGGCCTGGGCTTCGTCACCCTGGGGACCAGCCGCATCCTGCTGCTCAAGTTCTCCGTCAATGCTG AAAACAAGTATGACTTCCTCCCTGCATCTGTCAACCTGCTGGCCGAGGGACTCAAACTCATCTTCTGTCTGGTTATGTCTCTCAGGGTGATTATAAAAG agggtCGTTCGTGCCGAGAGCTGGGCTGTTCCTCTGGCCCCTCATTGCTCAGCTTCATGAAGTGGTCTGTTCCTGCCTTCCTCTACTTCCTGGATAACTTAATCATCTTCTACGTCATGACCTACCTGCAGCCT GCCATGGCAGTTCTGTTCTCTAACTTTGTCATCCTGACTACAGCCATTCTCTTCAGGCTTGTGCTGAA GAGGCGCCTGTCTTGGGTACAGTGGGCCTCCCTTTTGATTCTCTTCCTGTCCATCGTCTCCCTGACGACGGGTTCGGGGGGCAGCCAGCACGCCATGGCGGTGCCGGGCCTCCACCCCGGCCCCCTGACCACACCGACAAACGGCTGCCTGCTCTACACCCAGCAACAAAGGAGCAACAGcag CGAGTCCTCCTGGGTGTCGTCCCTGCCAGGGGAGGCATGGCGAGGCAGGGTGTTGGCGAGGCTGCGCACCCTGGGGATGGGGCACGTCCTCCTGGTGCTCCAGTGCTTCATCTCCTCCATGGCCAACATCTACAACGAGAAGATCCTGAAGGAGGGAGACCAGCTCGGCGAGAGCATCTTCATACAGAACAGCAAATT GTATGTGTTTGGCGTAGTGTTCAACGGGCTGACACTGAcgctggggagagaggccaggggtctTACCGTGCACTGTGGCCTCCTCTACGGGCATAACATCTACTCCTTGGGCTTGGTGTTGGTCACTG CGGCCCTGGGTCTGTCGGTGGCCTTCATCCTGAAGTTCCGAGACAACATGTTCCACGTGCTGAGCGGCCAGATCACCACCGTCCTGGTGACGGCCCTTTCGCTCTTCCTTTTCAACTTCCAACCGTCGCTGGACTTCTTCCTGCAGGCGCCCGTGGTGCTGCTCGCCATCTTCGTGTACAACGGCAGCCACGCCAACGACCCGGAGTACGCCCTGCAGAAGGAGAAGCTGCGCGTCGTCAACGGAGAGGTGTTCGAGAGGTcacggggg GATGGGGAGGAGCTGCAGAGGTTGACCAAGGCCAACACAGACAGCGAATCAGAGGAGGAGTCTTTATAG